The following DNA comes from Macrobrachium rosenbergii isolate ZJJX-2024 chromosome 37, ASM4041242v1, whole genome shotgun sequence.
gcccccttcccccacctccccctttCCCCGAAGTGAGTTTTGTTATCCTTTTAAACGAAGTTAATTAACTCCTGATAATGGACTTCTCGAAAATGTTTTCCTCTCACGTGCTCTCGATATCTTAAGGCTAAGAAAGTTTGAAGTgatcgagactttttttttttttttttttttttaagaaaagttcTGCCAGACTTTTGACCAATCAGAATATTTCGTACTGATGGAAtcattagggatttttttttaataactaaattaGATAGGCGATCAATGTTCGAAGCGTAGTGGAATCGTTTGAAGTGAGGTGATTAATTAATTAGTGTGGATTTATTTTAGCGGGGATTCACTTGCAGGCGTCTCAGTTCGTGGGGTGAGTCCAGAAGTCCATACCAGGCCTCTTATACCTTTAAACATTAAACAGTGTGTCAAATTAACGGGTCGCCATAAGGCAAGGGGGGCGTGCTGGCTTAAAGCCAGCTTCATCTTAAACTAATCAGAATATGCTTTCACATTTAGTTAATTTGAACAGTGACTGGGTAATGTCGGTGGGTGAATAGTGACTGGGTGATGTCGGTGGGTGAACAGTGACTGGGTGATGTCGGTGGGTGAACAGTGACTGGGTGATGCCGGTGGGTGAACAGTGACTGGGTGATGTCGGTGGGTGAACAGTGACTGGGTGAAGTGACTGGGTAATGTCGGTGGGTGAACGGTGACTAGGTAATGTCGGTGGGTGAACGGTGACTGGGTAATGTCGGTGGGTGAACAATGACAGGGTAATGTCGGTGGGTGAACGGTGACTGGGTAATGTCGGTGGGTGAACAGTGGCTGAGTTATGTTGGTGCGTGAACAGTGACTTGTTGATGTCGGTGGGTGAACAGTGACTGGGTAATGTCGGTGGGTGAACAGTGACTGGGTGATGTCGGTGGGTAAACAGTGACTGGGTGATGTCGGTGGGTAAACAGTGACTGGGTGATGTTGGTGGGTGAACAGTGACTGGTAATGTCGGTGGGTGAACAGTGACTGGGTGATGTCGGTGGGTGAACAGTGACTGGGTGATGTTGGTGGGTGAACAGTGACTGGGTAATGTCGGTGGGTGTTTGTGTCTCTgtactttttgtatttattaattttaaccaAGTTTTCAAATAATTGCCGAAACCGAAACTTACTAGGATATATTGTATGGTAATTGCCAAGGTTTTCAAAGCACCGTAGGATACAGGGCATCATTATTAAGATTTGTCATTATTGTCAATTTGAATTTTTAGAAACATAATTCCTCTGGAAGCTTCTTGATTTTGGAGAAGGCGGCTGATGCCGTGCTAATGGTAATTAAAGCAGGTGATTTCATACGAAAATGGCATAAAGCTTAATATTCTTAACGGATATTTTATGTGGGAGTAATTTGGACTTTTCCTTCGTAAACATCctgtttactctcttttttacaACTTCAAACGTTCTAGTTCAAAGTAGTACGCAAGACtgagaaaaatattgcaaagaaagTAAATTTCTCCAGGATTATTTTCCAGCTGTAAAGTCACTTAAGAGTTGTAATTGGAACGTGACGAAGTCATGGCATTGTTattgcagttttatttaattttaatagaaaataattctcttttcctGAAGTCATAGGCTGCATTATCACTCACTGGTATTTAGGAAAACGTACGCATTCAGTCGCTTAATCTGTTGAAGGGTCTTAATGTcgaaagaattatttattttacgttcAGCAGTTAATTTTTCAGGCTCTACCAAACTTTGTTTATAATGACTGTTAATGGATAACTTAAGCTTGTTTCTCTGTAGTGTTTTGGCTTAAATTTAAGCCTTGATTTGTTGGGATTTTGTTAATGTGTTTCCTGGAAAGGCACATTTACGGCGTCTTCttttgtgttcattattattattattattattattattattattattattattattattgttgttgtttttattattattattgttgttgttgttgttgttgttgttgttgttgttactactactactactactactactactactactactactactactactactactactactactaccgagCATTCTTATGggacaaacaaagaaatataaacttgCATTGCAAGAATCCACAAAGTTCGAGTGGTcgtgaatgcaaatgaaaaaattaacaaaaaaaaagattaccatttttatcattctgCCTGAGCACATTCGTCCAGGGAAAGGAAACCCATAGGAATGAATACCGGAGATAGCTGACAATTAAGTCCACTGGGAATCGAATCCCTGCCGGGGCCATGATAGATGGGGTTTCGAAGCCGGCGCGATGGAGAGAGAGGGCCATTAGGGCACTAAATGTTCATCATGGATGGATTCGGATGCTTTTAGGGCGGAATCCCCTTCTGGAAGCAGAAGGGGTCCGCTGAGCGAGGTGGGATTCAGTCCCCGTAGGTCGAGGGTCCATTGAACCAGGTTTATTCATGGTCAGTATTCTGGGGTCGGAGGCTTTACAGCAAAGTTATGGGAATCCTTAAATTAAGGTATTAATTCTGGACCGTTTTTCATGATCTTATGCTATCTTTCCTTGTctatctccgtaggggggtaaaGCCgtcaggtggtgcactgtaggcattacttaaggttctgtgctgcgtcccttcggcccctagctgcaacccctttcattccttttactgtacctccgttcataatctctttgtTCTGTCTTACTCTCATCCCGCTCctgacatttgattcatagtgcaactgcgaggttttcctcctggtacacctttcaaactttttactctcagtttccttttcaacgctgaatgacctcatagatcccagcgtttggcctttggccctaattctgtattttattgtatttctttgtctagtgaaatatatttttggcaGATGATGGAGCCACATGTTTAATAGTGTTTCGACATTTTGGGGCTGGAGGCTGTACAGCAAAGGCATTGggaatatttttgtgtgtatatatatatatatatatatatatatatatatatatatatatatatatatatatatatatatatatataaatttctgactcacgtcaggatcagaactTCTCTCAGGTGGAACTTAACCACTGGGCTTTCCAAGATGTTAATttctttccacacgtgattgtttttgatgatttctatatatatatatatatatatatatatatatatatatatatatatatatatatatatatatatatatatatatatatatatatatatatatatatatatatatatatatatatatatatatatatatatatatatatatatattagctatcactgatcaataaaatatattcttggcAGGTGATGTAGCCGTAAGTTATATAGTTTTTTGCTGTTGTAGTCAGTAATGTcactactaaaaaaattttttttttttaggtgatcaTATCATAAGGTTCTGGGTAGTCTTGCCATTTTACACCAGCACGCGCCGCAGGGAAAGCTGTAAAATTGTCAGCTTACGTGGTAGTCAAATTTATTGGTCTGTGCTGCTTACATGTAAGTTAATCCGGTTTTCAGGGTGACGTGTCATTGTCCAGAACTGTTTTTGTCAAAAGGTATATATGAACTCAAAATAGACAAAcaacaattttttgtattttgtgttttttcgcTTGACAAAATCATGAGGTTTTAGGGCCAAGATTTCGATCCGTAGAATTAATTTTCAGCCGTTGATCATTTTAGACGcgatgtcttaaaaaaaaaaaaaattggggtagGCCATTAACGAATCGGATTGTGGTgctcagcaaatatatatatattttcatttggttttggAATTGCTTtatgaatatgatagaaattgTTATTGCTCTCTGATGATAGAAATTGTTATTGCTGTCTAATGATAGAAACTGTTATTGCTCTCTAATGATAGAAATGGTTATTGCTCTCTAATGATAGAAATTGTTATTGCTCTCTGATAGAAATTGTTATTGCTGTCTGATAGAAATTGTTATTGCTCTCTAACGATATAAATTGTTATTGCTCTCTAATGATAGAAACTGTTATTGCTCTCTAATGATAGAAATTGTTATTGCTCTCTAATGATAGAAATTGTTATTGCTCTCTAATGATAGAAATTGTTATTGCTCTCTAATGATAGAAATTGTTATTGCTCTCTAATGATAGAAACTGTTATTGCTGTCTAATGATAGAAATTGTTATTGCTCTCTAATGATAGAAACTGTTATTGCTCTCTAACGATATAAATTGTTATTGCTCTCTAACGATATAAATTGTTATTGCTCTCTAATGATAGAATTGTTATTGCTCTCTAATGATAGAAATTGTTATTGCTCTCTAATGACACTGATGACGTGATGACTTACATGAGTTTGAAAGGCCACTCGTGACCAGCTTAGTAGTACTGTGACTCTGATACCAGAGTTTGCCAGTTCGAGTCTCATTTGGAGTTTGAGAGAGAAGTTCTTTTAAAGATTAGGAGGTTACTCTTTAGTCTCCAGTGCTTGCACCAGGCCCTGGGATCTGGTGTGAGCGGCAGTATTTTACGTTGAGCACCAGGAGCCACCGACAGAGTAGCCCAATAACAAGAATGTGATGAAATTGATGGaaaaaaagtatagcttagttttaccagaccactgagctgattaacagctctcctagggctggcccgaaggattagacttattttacgtggctaagaaccaattggttacttagcaacgggacctacagcttattgtggaatccgaaccacattatagcgagaaatgaatttctatcaccagaaataaattcctctaactcttcatcagccggcggcgggaatcgaactccggcccatcgaatgacggtctgaagctcaaccaactcggccaacaaagggcttgaaATTGATGGAAAAATAGAGCCGAAGAAGAGGTTAAAcacgtgaattttacttaaatttgtaCATCCTTCCGTATTCATGAAGTATTAACATCTGACTGTACAGTAAGTAtagagcaaatatatatttacatacctcGAAAATTCTTGGTCGGATTCCTACGAAATTAAATTCTTTCCGTTTTTTTATCGGTAAAGCTCAGATTTGTCGAAAGATTTCAATTAGACTGAGTGACAGACAGAATGTGAATTTTGAATTCATCCCTCGGATCCCTGAATAAATATTACAGCGTCCAGTTCACTTGTCAGGCAAAGTTTATATTTCGACGTTGACATATTTCCCCTTGATAGTAAAATGACACgtcctttatatatttatgttttaacgAACTCTAAAGTTCACGTAGAAATAAGTCGAAATTTGATATGCCCTGGACGCGTGGTAGAGTCGAAGAATTCACTAGGGGATTTAAAGTAAATGTATAGAAGCGGTAtctcagtaaaaagaaaataactgttgGAGATTTGGCAGAGATGGTATTGACTGcaatttctctttccagttaCGAACCTGAAGAGGAATTCTCAGATTTGTGTTGATATAGCGTAAAAAATGGCCTTTGATTTGACCTTAGGCGATGTCTGACTGCGATATAGTAATATTTCTATTTTGGAAAACCCAGCTAacgtatttactttatttttagagaatacatctttcatatttaaatttgtaACTCCTGAAGTTAAATCTTGGTTCATTAAATATCAGTtactgtagttattattattattattattattattattattattattattattattattattattcagaagatgaacactgtccaaatggaacaagcccaccaaaggggccactgacttgaaattgaaacttccaaagaatacggtgttcattaggaagaagtaagagtcggtaaagggaaacacagaacgaagagacctcacttattaaataAGTCGCGAGACATCCTGAAGGCCATTTGAAggcagaagaaaatattttgacgtcAAGTATGAGTTCCGACAGGGATGGGAAGGGTCATCTGACATCGTCTGAGAAAGGTTTCGTCCAATAAAGAATCTCGGTTTCTTCAGTGAAAGGGGTCCAGGTTTTGAAAGAGAATCGTCAAAGGGCATAATTGTGTTCGTGTACGTCTTCGTGTGCGTCTGGTAGCGCACGCGGAGAGAAGGACTCGAGGTTAAATTGGCTCCATACTTGCAAAagtcattgcagagagagagagagagagagagagagagagaacctttacaGGTATCATaaataatgtgtaaaataaaaGAGTGATCAGTCGTGCCTTTTCGACAATCAGAAATCGAATGAAAAATTgtaggtgtgtgtgagagagagagagagagagagagagagagagagagagagagagagagagagagagagagagagagagtacctttaCAGGTATCAGAAATACTATATAGAATAAAAGAGAGTGATCGACCGTGCCTTTTCGACAAtcagaaatcaaaggaaaaattgtgtgtgtgtgtgtgtgtgtgagagagagagagagagagagagagagagagagagagagagagagagagagagaaaatgcgtaTTCAGGTGGTgtaccagaaataaaataaagaaatttttatacataaaatgtgtgaatattttgtcagtttaactttaaaagataaacttttgtgtggtattttttttaatcaaatataagAAAGGGAACTTACAATACGCTACCCCATTCTGTTTTGCTGTTTTGgaagaaaatacaatatttctCTAAAGTAAATTGTTGAATTGTTGGATATGGTGATGGAGTGTGTCATGCAATTGCTAAATATTATCCAGAATTAAGTTCAGCATTATTGAAAAGTTATTGTGAAGGATcagtttatagaaaatatattaagaaatatttttagtacATAGGGGAGTTAGTAATAAAGTTTTCAGAGAATGTAAAACCCCGCAAAAACGAGTTTAGGAAAGGTTAGGAAGGATAACTTTGATCATATGGAAAACTCAGTTCATCATTACAATAGTAAAATTAGTCTCATTTCATAGAAACTCAGTCTTAGGTTATAACGACTCGGTGCGATCGTTTAGTAAAATTAGTCTCATTTCATAGAAGCTCAGTCTCAGCGTATAACAACTCGGTGAGATCGTTTCCTCGTGTAGGAACCTCATTAGATTTGCCCTCCCTGGTGTATTGCACTTCTAGCATTTAACCACATTTACGCAGCTGTACAACTCTAATGGTTATGCAGTTAATTCAGGCAAATGAACGGCCACGTTTGCAGCGGAACAAAGCGTTCGGGGGAAATTACCCGCTATTATTGAGAAATTAACAGAACGCGTTCTTATATTGTCATAACTTTCGCTCTGGTGAAATGCTCCTAATGGCCCGGTGGGTATTCACAACGTGTTGGCAGAAATTGCGTTAAGTGTTTATGGGGAAAAGCAATTATCAACTTGTATTTAGTTGGGTAGAAAAATATATTAGactatttgttaaaaaatttctCTTGGATGTTGTGTCGACGACTTCAtgtgttttttgtatgtattattattattataattttgatgatggtgatgattattattatttttcttgtttttgttgttatttataccCATTGTTTATTAATGCACTTAGGTTTGACCGCTAGTAATGTTGAAGTGTGTATAATAAGTTCTATGAATTTGTAtgcgcatatatgtgtatgtttgcctTAGCATGTATGAATAATTGAAACAAAAATGACTATCATCCTTACtttttcaccttgtattttaaatatCCCCAACGTAAGGAGGCCGACCTGCACCTACTGCGAATTAATAAATCACGCCCATTCGACATCACTTACGTAAAACCTCtgtaaggaaaaggaaggaagagggaatggcaTCTATTATGCAGTGATTCCCAGCCTCGGAATATTCCCGAGTATTCCTGTAGGGGAGGTTGCTTGAGTGGCTTTCCAGGTAGCGTGTCATCTGGAGTGAGAGGCCGCGAGGCgctttgttttatttctcaatGTGCGGGATTTGGGTCGAGCGAAAATTGTGTACGCAGTCTCTCGCTTTTGTTTTGATAATATCGttctgtgtattttttaaatggagtttttttttttttttactttgtgactttaatatttttttttttactcttatttggTTAAAAGGTGGATGAAGAATTCTGGGTGGGAGTTTAACGTTATTTTTCTTGCAGTACCTGTACTTTTTAAGAATACATAAGGTATGCAATAcctgtttttttaaaagaatacttAAGGTATGTTTTTCTGAAATACGATTATACGTGTTGTTTTTATATGCGTTGGTGAGTCTGTAGCTTCTTATTCTTATAAATTTAACCAAGGTTTTTttaggagtttttttatttttaatcagaacactttctataaaaaaaaaatgagcttataggtaaaagaaattttgtctgcAATGCTTCCTTGCAGTTCTAACTTATCCAGTTGATTGGGGCAAATAGAATGCTTTAAAGGCCACGATTGTATTATGCACTTTTTACGGtaccttatttgtttttatactaCTACACGTGTATGGCCCTTATTTGTCAATATATTTAATTGAATGGCctcttgtttattaaacaaatgtATTAGACAATATCTCAAGTAAATATTGTAAGAATACTTTCGACGTCATATTATGGTCTTTGTCGTTATGACGCAGCTGAACTcttcttaataaataatttaaccgTAACAAATCAATGAGACGACAGATATTGTTTGCGATGATACTTGTACTTGAATCCAGCTGTTTAGCTGGCAGAGAGTTTCATCCTCGCGTATTCGAGTAGTTTGTAAACACTTCATATACTGGATGTTGCTAATAGCCGGCACTGGATGTTGCTAATAGCCAGCCGGGCCATTTGTGTTTCGTGTTTGTGATGGTTTGGTTTAGTAGCTCGCGTATAGAAAgcttttaagtgtatttttaatgTATAGATTGAAAAAACAGCagcgtattattattagtatatcaAGACTGTGACTGATGGtaacgagaaaagaaaatgaaaggagctAAGCAAAGCTTTTACTGAAGTACGAAAGACTCAAGTGTAAAGACGAAAACAGTTTGACATTTATCAGgaaattttgtatgtataatttggAAAATGAAGCTAACGTATATTATGTTGAATATTGCTATGGAAAATCTTGACTTTTCTGACCCATATATTGGCGTTAATTTGAAAGAATACTACAGATATTATTGCCGAGGACTGGAGTGGTAAAGTTCATGTCTTGACATTGAGAAACAAAGTGCACTCAGTAGCAAGCATACCCATTCCAAGCCACGCAACGTTCCTGGAGAACAAGGACTGGGAATTTCTCGAAAATGCCATTTACTTTGTAATGGTCGGGATGGTTTTCATCCCTGCAAATGGTTAAATTTGCCTTGATATGAAAGAAAGGTCAATTATCGGAATGGAGGGTGATGGCAACCCGGTGAATGCTTTTAATAAGCTTGGTCAAAGTCGCTTCATTTGT
Coding sequences within:
- the LOC136825182 gene encoding placenta-specific protein 4-like, with product MRVRQNKEIMNGVQRHKHPPTLPSHCSPTNITQSLFTHRHHPVTVHPPTLPVTVHPPTSPSHCLPTDITQSLFTHRHHPVTVHPPTLPSHCSPTDINKSLFTHQHNSATVHPPTLPSHRSPTDITLSLFTHRHYPVTVHPPTLPSHRSPTDITQSLHPVTVHPPTSPSHCSPTGITQSLFTHRHHPVTVHPPTSPSHYSPTDITQSLFKLTKCESIF